The proteins below come from a single Microcoleus sp. FACHB-68 genomic window:
- a CDS encoding DUF2809 domain-containing protein has product MSDAHRFRTYRTVILILSLLMVPLGLATKVYQGPFSGWAYDYAGDVVYETFWILLGVFIWPKVQPVKIASAVFIITSVIEFLQLWQPAFLQAIRATTLGKLLLGTTFVWWDFPHYFIGCVLTWLVVRYLKSKLVPAFK; this is encoded by the coding sequence ATGTCCGACGCCCATAGATTTCGCACCTATCGCACCGTGATCCTTATCCTCTCGCTCCTGATGGTTCCTTTGGGATTGGCGACGAAGGTGTATCAAGGGCCATTCAGCGGATGGGCTTATGATTATGCCGGCGATGTTGTTTACGAAACCTTCTGGATCTTGCTGGGAGTTTTCATTTGGCCCAAAGTGCAGCCGGTGAAGATCGCATCCGCAGTTTTCATCATCACCTCAGTGATCGAGTTCCTGCAGTTGTGGCAGCCGGCCTTTTTGCAAGCCATCCGCGCAACAACTTTGGGCAAACTCCTGCTGGGTACAACTTTTGTTTGGTGGGATTTCCCGCACTATTTTATCGGGTGTGTTCTCACTTGGTTGGTCGTGCGATATCTCAAATCAAAGCTGGTGCCGGCCTTCAAGTAG
- a CDS encoding TPM domain-containing protein, whose protein sequence is MQIRFPQRLLISVTAFILALSVWAFAPAAYAYENPDLLPDTQTAVIDLAKSLTDNQEATLDKDLEQFEAETGWKLRVLTQYDRTPGRAVKKFWNLDNKSVLLVADPRGGNLLNFNVGDELYPLLPRTFWIELQTRFGNQFFVREEGEDQAILQSLESVKTCLRQGGCRVVPGLPREQWILTLITSVLGGIICGFAAQPRDGKVFAWQWALIFSPLWGILFIAFGIGPVITRTSEWLPLFRNIIGFVLGALVAYLTPMLKQSSANSET, encoded by the coding sequence ATGCAAATACGTTTTCCTCAAAGACTTTTAATATCTGTCACTGCATTCATCCTGGCTCTATCGGTTTGGGCATTTGCACCGGCTGCTTATGCTTACGAAAATCCCGACTTGCTGCCCGACACTCAGACCGCCGTGATTGATTTGGCCAAATCTCTCACCGACAATCAGGAAGCAACACTGGATAAAGACTTAGAGCAATTTGAAGCCGAAACCGGCTGGAAACTGAGAGTTTTAACTCAATATGACCGCACACCTGGCCGTGCGGTGAAAAAGTTTTGGAATCTAGATAATAAAAGCGTTCTGCTTGTTGCCGATCCGCGTGGCGGCAATTTGCTGAATTTTAACGTTGGCGATGAGCTATACCCCCTGCTGCCGCGCACTTTCTGGATCGAGTTGCAAACGCGTTTCGGCAATCAGTTCTTTGTCAGGGAGGAAGGGGAAGATCAAGCGATCCTTCAATCTTTAGAGTCTGTAAAAACTTGTTTGCGTCAGGGTGGCTGTCGGGTTGTGCCGGGACTGCCTAGAGAGCAATGGATTCTCACCCTGATTACTTCCGTGCTGGGTGGAATTATCTGCGGATTTGCGGCTCAACCCCGTGATGGAAAAGTATTTGCATGGCAGTGGGCGTTAATTTTCTCGCCGCTGTGGGGCATCTTGTTCATCGCCTTCGGAATCGGGCCGGTGATCACCCGCACCTCGGAGTGGCTGCCTTTATTCCGCAATATTATTGGGTTTGTTCTGGGTGCCTTGGTGGCTTATCTGACGCCGATGCTCAAACAATCTTCTGCAAATTCTGAAACCTAG
- a CDS encoding precorrin-8X methylmutase produces the protein MEWHISDAQSLGIIDREIGDHVFSPAEYEIVRRVIYATADFEYKSLIGFSEQALQAGAAALAARTTIVVDVPMVQVGIAPLIQTTFANPVYCSMEAITRPQKERTRAAWGIETLARRYPEGIFVVGQAQTALTTLVELIEAEEIRPALVIGTPSGFVDVDVAKGRLNDSLVPHIRIEGRKGSAVVAVAIVNGLVDLAWQAYGQETNTAM, from the coding sequence ATGGAATGGCATATAAGCGACGCCCAAAGTCTGGGAATTATTGACCGAGAAATTGGCGATCACGTTTTTTCACCGGCAGAGTACGAAATTGTGCGTCGGGTGATTTACGCAACCGCCGATTTTGAATACAAGTCTTTGATCGGCTTTTCTGAGCAAGCCCTGCAAGCCGGTGCCGCAGCATTAGCGGCCCGCACAACCATTGTGGTGGATGTGCCAATGGTGCAGGTTGGCATTGCACCCCTGATTCAGACGACCTTTGCCAATCCTGTGTATTGCAGCATGGAAGCGATTACGCGGCCTCAAAAAGAAAGAACGCGTGCGGCTTGGGGCATTGAAACCCTAGCCAGACGCTATCCAGAGGGAATTTTTGTGGTGGGACAGGCGCAAACGGCTTTGACTACGCTTGTGGAATTAATTGAAGCCGAGGAAATTAGGCCGGCGCTGGTTATTGGCACGCCCTCTGGATTCGTGGATGTGGATGTTGCAAAAGGGCGTCTGAATGACTCACTTGTTCCTCACATTCGCATTGAGGGACGTAAAGGCAGTGCGGTGGTTGCAGTCGCCATTGTTAACGGACTGGTAGACCTGGCATGGCAGGCATACGGTCAAGAGACGAATACGGCGATGTAA
- a CDS encoding phosphate ABC transporter permease has translation MLIPITRKTFEQLIPAVATGAQYAYYSGKFPAFLKRLLISVVAVVVIWLLGLALGNNGGGGLVFLLGITASLYWLWGPVALASFRNVECRRYQYAGFWQGRVLDVYFTDDLIGQEETVNTRGDLVIVENRERRLNLEVGDKTGFSTQMQVPLRKEHEKIVKGQVALMLVMSNQPDLSRISKYSDIYIPNKNIWVSDYPYLRRDEFIDISRQLREAKRKRQSGTRDRG, from the coding sequence ATGCTCATCCCAATAACTCGCAAAACCTTTGAACAGCTCATCCCCGCCGTTGCCACCGGCGCTCAATATGCTTACTATTCCGGCAAGTTTCCAGCTTTCTTAAAGCGGCTGTTAATCTCTGTGGTTGCCGTGGTGGTGATTTGGCTGCTGGGACTGGCACTCGGCAACAACGGCGGCGGCGGCCTGGTATTTTTATTGGGGATAACCGCAAGCCTTTATTGGCTATGGGGTCCCGTTGCTTTAGCTAGTTTCCGCAATGTTGAATGCCGGCGTTATCAGTATGCTGGATTTTGGCAAGGACGAGTTCTGGATGTTTATTTCACAGATGATTTAATCGGTCAAGAGGAAACCGTCAATACCAGAGGAGACCTCGTGATCGTAGAAAATCGAGAGCGCCGGTTGAATTTAGAAGTCGGAGATAAAACCGGCTTTTCCACCCAAATGCAAGTGCCCCTGCGTAAAGAGCACGAAAAGATCGTTAAAGGTCAAGTGGCGCTGATGCTGGTGATGTCCAATCAACCGGATTTAAGCCGAATTTCCAAATACTCAGACATTTACATTCCCAATAAGAATATTTGGGTAAGTGACTATCCTTACCTGCGACGGGATGAGTTTATCGATATCAGCCGGCAATTACGCGAAGCCAAACGCAAGCGGCAATCAGGGACTAGGGATAGGGGCTAG
- the dapB gene encoding 4-hydroxy-tetrahydrodipicolinate reductase: MSSNSPIPVVVNGAAGKMGREVIKAVAEAPDMTLLGAIDRNPEFFGQDAGELAGIEPLEVPITNELESMLAFAAQQKEIGVMVDFTHPKTVYDNVRSAIAYGVKPVVGTTGLSPEKLQDLADFADKASTGCLIIPNFSIGMVLLQQAAVQASQYFDHVEIIELHHNQKADAPSGTAIQTAQLLAELGKTFNPPQVEESEKLAGARGSTADEGIRIHSIRLPGLIAHQEVIFGAAGQVYTLRHDTSDRACYMPGVLLAIRKVLQLKSLVYGLEKIL; encoded by the coding sequence ATGAGCAGTAATTCCCCCATCCCTGTTGTTGTCAATGGTGCCGCCGGCAAAATGGGCCGCGAAGTGATCAAGGCAGTTGCTGAAGCGCCAGATATGACGTTGCTGGGCGCAATTGACCGAAATCCAGAATTCTTCGGTCAAGATGCCGGTGAATTGGCCGGTATTGAACCCTTAGAAGTTCCCATCACCAACGAACTCGAATCGATGCTAGCCTTTGCCGCCCAGCAAAAAGAGATTGGCGTCATGGTGGATTTCACCCACCCGAAAACGGTGTATGATAACGTCCGCTCTGCGATCGCTTATGGCGTGAAGCCGGTTGTGGGCACCACCGGCCTAAGTCCAGAAAAACTGCAAGACCTCGCTGATTTTGCTGATAAAGCCAGCACCGGCTGTCTAATTATTCCTAATTTCTCCATCGGCATGGTACTGCTGCAACAAGCTGCCGTTCAGGCATCCCAGTATTTTGACCATGTAGAAATTATCGAACTGCACCACAACCAAAAAGCCGACGCCCCCAGTGGTACAGCTATTCAAACCGCCCAATTACTCGCAGAATTAGGTAAAACGTTCAACCCGCCCCAAGTAGAGGAAAGCGAAAAACTTGCCGGTGCCAGAGGCAGTACCGCAGACGAAGGCATCCGCATCCACAGCATCCGCCTCCCTGGTTTAATTGCCCACCAAGAAGTGATTTTCGGGGCTGCCGGTCAAGTTTACACCCTGCGTCACGACACCAGCGATCGCGCTTGCTATATGCCCGGTGTCTTGCTAGCCATTCGCAAAGTCCTGCAGCTCAAATCCCTCGTTTATGGTTTAGAAAAGATCCTTTAA